A window of bacterium genomic DNA:
TTTGCTTCTGTGGAAGATGCGAAGCTACAGGAAGAACTCCGTGAGGCAAACGAACTTGCGGCTAAAGCGATGGAGGAACTTGCCTCCTGGCTTGATTCGCAATTATCGGAATCGACGAACAACTACGCGCTTGGACCTGAGCTCTTCCAAAGGATGCTCGTGGCAACAGAGCGAGTTGATATTCCTTTGGATCGTCTGGAGGAAATCGGAAGGAAGGACCTTGAAAGAAATTTAATTTTGCTGAAAAAAGCTTGCGCCTCGTACGTTCCTGAGATTTCTGTCGCCGCCTGTGTTGCAAAAGTCCAGGCAAAGAAGCCGTCAGAAGGACCTGTTCGCGCCGCTCGAAGACAGTTGACTGCCCTGAAGAAGTTCGTTCAGGACAATCAAATTGTAACCATACCGGGCCCTGAAGATGCCGGTGTTGAAGAATCCCCACCCTACCGGCGCTTCAACCCAGCATATATCGAGATTCCGGGACCCTATGAAAAAGGACTCCCTTCAATCTACTACATTGCTCCTCCGGATCCTGCCTGGTCGGAGCAGGAACAGGCTGCATACATCCCTTCAGAGAATGAATTACTCGCAACTTCGGTTCATGAGGTATGGCCCGGACATTTCTTGCAGTTTCTTCACGCTAACCGTTCGAAATCCAGGCTTGGACAAATCTTTGTAGGGTACGCCTTTTCGGAAGGATGGGCGCATTACACCGAAGAAATGATGTTGGAAGCGGGGCTTGGAGGAGGGAATCCGGAAGTGCGGATCGGACAACTCATCAATGCACTGATGCGAAACGTCCGCTACGTTTCTGCAATCGGTTTACATGCGAAAAGCATGAGCGTTGATGAGTCGGCTAAAATTTTCCGCGAAAAGGCATTCAAAGACACGGGCAACTCAAGGCAGCAGGCGAATCGTGGAACGTTTGATCCGGCATATCTGAACTACACTTTGGGAAAGCTAATGATCAGAAAACTTCGTGATGACTGGTGTGCTTCGCGCGGCGGAAGGAAGGCCTGGCCCGAGTTCCACGACAGGTTCCTCTCGTATGGCGGCCCTCCTGTCCCCCTGGTTCGCAAAGTGATGTTGGGAAACGGCACCGGTTCTTTACTTTAGTTCAGATTTTCTAAGGAGACTAACCTGCCCGCCACTTTAAAATGAAATGATCTTTATGCCATTCCTAACCTGGGTTGAATCGAAACGAAACATCCTGGTGATGCTCGCCTCTGTGCTTGTTCTTGGAATGGCTGAAGAGCTCTGGAGCCGCTTCGTTCCAAAATATCTGGAATTGCTTGGCGCCACGGCATGGATCATCGCAATTTATGGAACGTTGAAAGATTTACTGGATGCCGTTTATCAGTATCCAGGCGGCTGGCTGGCGGACAGGATAGGACGGAAAAATTCACTGCTGCTGTTCACCTTCCTTTCGATGACGGGCTACTTGGTTTATCTGCTGGCCGGATCCTGGCTCTGGGTCCTCATCGGCACATTTCTTGTTATGGCCTGGAGCAGTCTCACTCTGCCCGCCCTGTTTGCGATCATTGGAGACCATCTTCCGGAAACAAGCCGCGCAACGGGCTTCGGCGTGCAATCCATCATCAAGCGGATTCCCATCATCATCGCTCCGGCAATCGGCGGATGGTGGATCGCCCGTAATGGTTTATCGGAGGGCATGAAAAGCGGACTGATGGTTGCGATCTCACTTGCTCTCCTGGCACTCTACATTATTAGAAGTTTTTACAATGAACCGTTACGGGAACGGACGGAAGGGATTCGGATTGTGGATGTATGGCGTCAGCTTCATCCCAGACTGAAGCAGCTTTTGGTTTCGGACATCCTCGCAAGATGGGCGGAAGGAATCCCAAAAGTTTTCATTGTGCTTTATGTGATGAATATCCTGAAACTCGATGCGTTTCAGTTTGGATGGTTGACCAGCATTCAAATGATTGCGTCGATCCTGTTTTATCTTCCCCTGAGCCGAGTTGCGGACCGGTTCGAACGCAAGCCGCTTGTTTTTCTAACCTTTGTATTCTTTGCGCTCTTTCCGCTGTCCGTAGTCTTATCGAACTCCTTCTTCTGGTTAATTCTCGCTTTTGTGATTGGAGGACTTCGTGAAGTGGGAGAACCGGCGCGAAAAGCGGTGATTGTGGATCTGGCTGCGGCTCACCTGCGTGGAAGAACGGTAGGTCTGTACTATTTAATTCGCGGACTGATCGTTTTTCCCGCGTCTCTACTGGGAGGATGGCTTTGGACACTTGACCCCACGATTCCATTTTACACGGCCTTCTTGATTGGTGTAGTCGGCGCACTGTACTACCTCCGCGCCAGAAACGCCCCGGCACTTTGATCACATGATCTCGATCAGATCATCGACGAGTTTTTTAGAACTGCTTTTCACTAACGGGAAACGAAACGGACCGGCGCGTTTCGTGGAAAAAGACTTCCTTCTGTCGCAAAATGGCGATAAGCACTTTGTAAGATTCAAGAAAATGCTTTCACAGAGACCACTGCCTCTCGTCCTCGCCATATCAGCAACTTAGCTTTTCTTGGTTACACTCCCCAGATCCGATGTAATGGCAATCTTTCAGGCACGATCTGCTCGCCCTCCCAGTTTTCTCCCATGGAGATAGAGCGCCGAGCAGCAGCGGATTATAGTTGTTATACAGCCACGTCTTGCCGGGTTCCTCTTGTATACGCAGTACGTTCCAGCGCCAATGCGCGCAGATCAAGGAAGTAGTGTGTCATCGCGCGGTGGCACCTAAGCCCCTGAGACAAATGTCTTGGCTACAGAAAACGAGGTTACGACGGAATTTCGCTGTGCGCCATTCAAGTAACACTCATACAGAATTACATCGTCGCGGATTACGATGAATGCCTGGGTTCCACTTGCCGCCAGAAATGTATTCAGATCTTCCCCCAAGACATCATTGCAGGAAAACGCTTTCCAACACCTCGGCTCCCTGCTGATTAACGATCGTTGGGCTGCTGGAAGTAGAAAGGCTTTTACTGGCCAGAAACTTCCGCGCGGGGAACTTCTGACAGCCATAAACATCGGCATCCCGTCAAGCTATGATCCTGGCGGAGAAACTCCACCGGGTACATCACCGACCAGATAATCAGCACAATCGCGATCAAACCAAACGGCCACCGGGAATATAGAGGAGAGTTTTAAGTGGCCTTATCATCGGGGTTTCGGCAAGGGTTCCGCGCAGGGTGCGAAGAGTCCAGATTTCCAGTTCTATTCCATATATCCTGTGCGGTGACGAAGATTAACATTTGGCCGTTTTGTCGTGACTTTTATTTCATGGTACTTGCCTTTTTCTGAATGAACTGGTGGCGAATAACAAAGCACATATTGATGCTCTAAATCATTTAAAACACGATCAAAGCCAACCTTAAAATTCTGGGAGTTTTGAAAACTAAGGCCTCCCGTTTCATCAGCAATCCGGCGCAACGAATCAACAAAATCGGGTAGGATTTTTGTTTCATCAATATTGTAGGAGGAATCTTGAGCTGTGTTGCTGCTCATCAAACCGAGCCCTCTTGTACTAATGGAGTAGATGGTTACATTCAGCCGGTTTAGCCTGCCAACCGTTTCCCGCACCATTCGTTGCAGGTCAAACACATTCTCCCTTTTGCGGGATGAGACCCGGATAGTGTAGGCAAAGGATTCCGGGCTCAAACCTTTTGCCTGCGCAACATTCTCTATCAATTCATAGTAGCGTCTACCAGGATCCGCGTTGAAGCCTCCGGATAAATACAGGATTATGGCGTGGTCCTGCTGATTGAGTTTGTTGAGATAAGAACCAAAACTCTCGAGTGCTTTTAAGGACAGTGTGGAAACGGAGTTTTCCTCTTTGGAATAACTCATAGCAAGCTGATAAGCGTTTCTTAATATCTTCGTGTTAACATCCCGGTCGGGATTGTGGGCGGTTAAATCATCCAGAGAATCTACGGTATTCTCTCCCTCCGGACGGAGATCCTGCAGAATTGAAATAATCTGTGCTTCATTCCCTCTTAATGACGCATCGCGATTTGGATTGCCCTTTGCCATCTCAAGCAAGCCGATCACACGCTGGATATCTTTCGTAAAGGGAGCCACGACGCCCAGTTTTGCCGAAGGAACCATTGCGGCCAGCATTACTTCATTATTCCTGTCTGAAAGTTGTTTTAAAAACTCTTTTGCCTTCGGCTTTATCAGGGAATACTCCTGCGGCGCCATGTTGTAAAGATCCAGAAACAACACGAATTTTTTCCCGGAGATAGATCCAGAAGATGTCTTTTCTGTTGCAGTATCTGGCGGCGCGGTCTTGATTTCTTCAAAGCAGGTCAACATTTGTTTTGTTCTATCTTCGAAGACTTCAAAGTCTGCCTGGGTTAATCCCCTAACAGGAATGCCGGAGTTATCAATGGCTTTAACCCAGATTGTAACCTGACTGACTGTAACCTTGTAATCTTGTGCAGCCAGCGCGAATGACGAAAAGAGAAACGCCATCGTAGCGTTTCTCATCAGTTTCGAATTGCTGAAAGGATTCATTTCAAGATGCTAGATTTTAGAAAGGGGATCGGTCAAATGAAAGAATCTCATTGAAGTGATGAGATTGGTTTATGGCAGAGCAACGTCAATAAGGGAGGTTGTTTCAGGCAGTCCAGGTTACGGTCTGTCCTCCACTGTGTTGCAATGAACATCGCCGAGGCCATTTTGTTCGTTGAGTTTAAGACGCCACATAAGCGCTGCACATAATAGTCCCCGACGAGGTGAAGCCTCCTTTTTCGCAGGTATTCAGCAGTTCGATCAGGGTTCGGAATTCTCCATGTTATTTTCATGAACTGTGATCATCAATCTACTGAAAACAAATCATTTGATTATCGAGCCCAGCGATACGTATTATGAAATTTCGGCAACAGAGGTGTGATCGCTTTTCAACAGGGACATACTGGTCTGAATCTTATTGACTTCAAAGGGTCCAAAAGGTTCTACCGGGATGCATTTGTCGGTTTCAATAAATAACCGGAGCAGAAGTGTCAAAATGCACGCGAATCGCGTTTCTCAAAGTTGGCGGCTCCTTGTTGGTTGCTTGCAGTTTCTTTACTTCCGTGAAGTCACAGGAAGAAGTAACTGTTACGAGAGTTACTGTATGGGTGAAGGCCACCGAAAAATCCGGCAAGCCGGTAGCCGGGCTCACAGAAAAGGACTTTGAGCTGTATGAAGACGGCCGGCGAATGAATCTTACTTGTTTCGAAGAAATACGCATCGACCCTCAGGAAATTGCTCAAACTACGCCTTTGGAAATTGCACCGAACGCGAAAACGCTGAGTGATCCTCCACAAAAGAGAGTTGTATTGCTTATGGACTTGAGCAACACATCGCAAAGCGAATTCTTACATCTTAAACAAAAGACGACGGAGTTCCTGTCGGAATTATCGAGAAGCTGGGAAGTCAGTCTACTGAGTCTGTTTAATGGGATCGTCGAAATCAACGTGGAGGGTACAAAGAACGCGGATGTCTGGCAAACTGCATTCGAAAAAATTAAGGCGAACAACAGGCGCGACATCGATTTACTGAACCGTCGCAGGCAGGTAGCAAGTGTATTGCGAACAGCAGGAGGGCGCAGGGAGCAGCAAGAGCGAGTAGTGAACGAAGCTTGCGCACTTGCGGAAGAATTTGCTCAACTGGAAAGAGCTGAATCGCGAATGTGGCTAAACTCCCTACGGCAGTTCGACAAATACGTCCGGCGGCAGGAAGAGAGCGCTCATACGGTCGTCCTTTTTCTTTCAGGCGGCATTTCATCGACTCCTGGAAAGCAGTATTACGATGTGATACAAAACTCTGACTTGATTCGGGCGATGTTCGCTGATGAACTCGAATTCTTTGCTGCGTTTCCGGAATGCCGAATTCGGTACGATTCCAGTTTAAATCAAGATTTTGAAAAGCTGGTTGGTAAATTGAATGCTAACAACATCACGTTCTATACAATTAATTCACGAGGGCCGCTGAACGATCTGCTCGAAACGGTTCGAGAATCGGATCGCCAGTTCAAGATGAGCGATCTGCATTTTTTGAAAGATTATCAAGATTTTTTGGTTCTAATGGCCGAGGATAGCGGAGGCACCCATTTTGAAAACTCGCTGAACTTCAAAAGGGGATACGATGCAATTCTGCAGGATCTCAACCACCAATACATGCTTTGCTACAAACCGCAGGAGCATTCCAAAGAAGGGTATCACAAGATTCAGGTCAAAACGGCCCGTTCAGGGTTGAAACTGCGCCACCGCAAAGGTTACTACGACTGAGTTCGTCTCCTGGAAAGCTGGGAAACTCAGCGGATCTATTTGGGGAGAACAGGTAACGCTTGTTCAAACGGCCGTTCGTGCGATAGATCGCTGAAATGATCTGCAATTACTGTTAGGAAGCGGGAGAAACAGCTTCCAACTCTGCGCTAGTCAGGATAAATCAATTAACATTTATTTCGTTGGGCGCAAGAACGCGAAATGCGTTCCATGACTGCTCCTAATGGTTGCTATGCAAACAATCAATTTGTGACATTATCAATGGATCTCTAAAATGACCGTATAACAAGTATTAAAGTGATTTCTTACGTCCAATCAGATCTATCAAGAAATTTTGGAGTGTCGGATGGAACAGGAAAAGTTCAGGCTGACGAGGCTTGCGAAATCGGGCGGTTGAGCAGGTAAGCTCAGTCCGTTGGACCTGGCCGAAATACTGAAACACTTGGGCGCGCGAAGTCAAAATCCTGATTTGCTCGTTGGATTTGAGACTTCAGACGACGCAGGTGTGTTCAAATTGACTGACGAGCTAGCGCTTGTACAAACAGTCGATTTCGTTACACCTACTTGTGACGATCCATTCCTGTTTGGGCAAATTGCTGCAGCCAACTCGTTAAGCGATGTTTTTGCAATGGGCGGTCGTCCGGTCAATGCCTTGAATATCTGTTGTTTCCCGCAAGAAGGTGTGGATGACGCCATACTCGCAGAGATTTTGAAAGGCGGGCATTCTAAGATTCTGGAGGCGGGAGCGACACTCGTAGGCGGACATACCGTAAAGGATCAAGAGCTGAAATATGGTTTGTCGGTTACCGGACTGATTCATCCAGAAAAAATTCTGCGAAACAGCACAGCCAGGCCGGGAGATAAAATTGTTCTGACGAAGAAAATGGGCACTGGCGTGATCATAACAGGTGTAAAAAACGATCTGATTCCCTGGGAGCAGGCAGAGGAAGCGATGGCGAGCATGGCCACTTTGAATAAGGTGGCGTGCGAAGCAATGCTCGAAATTGGCGTTCACGCGTGTACGGATGTTTCCGGATTCGGACTCGCCGGTCATGTTTGCGAAATGGCCGTGGGTAGCAAAGTCGGCATACAGTTGAATCTTAGCGCGGTGCCGGTTTACCCCGTGAGCATTGAGCTGTTCGGCAGGGGCTTAAGAACAGGAGTCACTTTATTTAATAAACAGTCTGCCGCTGGATGCGTTTCTCTGGAAAAAGAATTGCCGCGGGAAAGAGAAATGATTCTTTACGATCCACAAACCTCAGGCCCACTCGCCATTTCTGTCGCAGCAGAAAAGGCCGATGATCTGGTCTCTTTGCTGTGTGAAAGAGGAGTTCGTGATGCCGCCATTATCGGCGATGTGGTTGAGAGTTCCGTGCCTGGACTTTTCGTTTCTGACTCCCTAAAAAGACCGTGACCTGCGGAGAATTCTTCGATGCAAGATTATGCTCTCACATTGATGGCGATCATCGTCGGAGGATTGGTTTGTGTCATCATCTGGCTCAGTTCGGTTGTGGACTCGAAGCGCAAGACCCCAATGAAAGAAGAACCTTTTAAAACCCGCGTTAAACGTTCTGGGCCCGAAGAGAATGACCTCGATTAAAAGAAGAACCTTTTGAAACCGGCCATGTTGTTTTTCCAGCATAAATTGGCATGCGAGGCTGCGCTCTTGTTGAGCCAAATGATTACTAGCAAGCGGATTAATAGAACTTCGGGGATTCTCGCGAAAATCGTGCTGGAATGTTTCGGAGTCGAAGGTACTCCTGAAGGCGCTCGATCGCCTCCGGCATGTTTTTTCGACCAAAGCCGATCCTAAAATGCCCTCCCGGAATGTCATAGATGCTACCTGGTAACAGCAGCACCCCAGCTTGATTCACCAGGTCAAAGCAAAATTGGTCTGTATCCGTATCGAGAATCAATGGAAATGCAATTGGACCTGCTTTCGGTTTATGCCATGAGAACAGACGCGAGTGCGTTTCAAAGAAGAGGCTCAAAATTTCAAGATTGTAAGCGATAATCTCCCGATTTCGGCTGAGTATTCGATTCTTGTTGCGCAAAGCCACTGCAGCGAGAAACTCGCTCGGCGCGCTATTGCAGATTGTCGTATAGTGTTTGAAAGAGTTCATGGATTCGTAAACACGTCTATTGCGAGTTGCGATCCAGCCGATACGGAGCCCAGCAAGACCAAAAGATTTTGACATGACACAGAGCGATACGGCGTTTTCGTTGAGATCACAAGCTGCCGGCAGTCTGTCCTTCTCGTCGTATTCGAGATAGCGGTACACCTCATCGGAAAAAAGAATGAACCCATGCTGCTGCGATAGCCGATCCAGC
This region includes:
- a CDS encoding VWA domain-containing protein gives rise to the protein MSKCTRIAFLKVGGSLLVACSFFTSVKSQEEVTVTRVTVWVKATEKSGKPVAGLTEKDFELYEDGRRMNLTCFEEIRIDPQEIAQTTPLEIAPNAKTLSDPPQKRVVLLMDLSNTSQSEFLHLKQKTTEFLSELSRSWEVSLLSLFNGIVEINVEGTKNADVWQTAFEKIKANNRRDIDLLNRRRQVASVLRTAGGRREQQERVVNEACALAEEFAQLERAESRMWLNSLRQFDKYVRRQEESAHTVVLFLSGGISSTPGKQYYDVIQNSDLIRAMFADELEFFAAFPECRIRYDSSLNQDFEKLVGKLNANNITFYTINSRGPLNDLLETVRESDRQFKMSDLHFLKDYQDFLVLMAEDSGGTHFENSLNFKRGYDAILQDLNHQYMLCYKPQEHSKEGYHKIQVKTARSGLKLRHRKGYYD
- a CDS encoding VWA domain-containing protein, with translation MNPFSNSKLMRNATMAFLFSSFALAAQDYKVTVSQVTIWVKAIDNSGIPVRGLTQADFEVFEDRTKQMLTCFEEIKTAPPDTATEKTSSGSISGKKFVLFLDLYNMAPQEYSLIKPKAKEFLKQLSDRNNEVMLAAMVPSAKLGVVAPFTKDIQRVIGLLEMAKGNPNRDASLRGNEAQIISILQDLRPEGENTVDSLDDLTAHNPDRDVNTKILRNAYQLAMSYSKEENSVSTLSLKALESFGSYLNKLNQQDHAIILYLSGGFNADPGRRYYELIENVAQAKGLSPESFAYTIRVSSRKRENVFDLQRMVRETVGRLNRLNVTIYSISTRGLGLMSSNTAQDSSYNIDETKILPDFVDSLRRIADETGGLSFQNSQNFKVGFDRVLNDLEHQYVLCYSPPVHSEKGKYHEIKVTTKRPNVNLRHRTGYME
- a CDS encoding aminotransferase class I/II-fold pyridoxal phosphate-dependent enzyme; protein product: MKLSPFKLEHYFAKYEFTAPYFLCGSDCETLSISDLMKMDPEAGKDFGNVRLGYTETLGNPILRKEIAQLYTSITPDQILVHAGAEEAIFNFMNSTVGPGDHMIIHWPCYQSLFEVARSIGCNVTKWESRHEQEWELDLSFLKKNLQPGTKVVAVNCPHNPTGYLMSRENFLELDRLSQQHGFILFSDEVYRYLEYDEKDRLPAACDLNENAVSLCVMSKSFGLAGLRIGWIATRNRRVYESMNSFKHYTTICNSAPSEFLAAVALRNKNRILSRNREIIAYNLEILSLFFETHSRLFSWHKPKAGPIAFPLILDTDTDQFCFDLVNQAGVLLLPGSIYDIPGGHFRIGFGRKNMPEAIERLQEYLRLRNIPARFSRESPKFY
- a CDS encoding MFS transporter, which produces MPFLTWVESKRNILVMLASVLVLGMAEELWSRFVPKYLELLGATAWIIAIYGTLKDLLDAVYQYPGGWLADRIGRKNSLLLFTFLSMTGYLVYLLAGSWLWVLIGTFLVMAWSSLTLPALFAIIGDHLPETSRATGFGVQSIIKRIPIIIAPAIGGWWIARNGLSEGMKSGLMVAISLALLALYIIRSFYNEPLRERTEGIRIVDVWRQLHPRLKQLLVSDILARWAEGIPKVFIVLYVMNILKLDAFQFGWLTSIQMIASILFYLPLSRVADRFERKPLVFLTFVFFALFPLSVVLSNSFFWLILAFVIGGLREVGEPARKAVIVDLAAAHLRGRTVGLYYLIRGLIVFPASLLGGWLWTLDPTIPFYTAFLIGVVGALYYLRARNAPAL
- the selD gene encoding selenide, water dikinase SelD, yielding MEQEKFRLTRLAKSGGUAGKLSPLDLAEILKHLGARSQNPDLLVGFETSDDAGVFKLTDELALVQTVDFVTPTCDDPFLFGQIAAANSLSDVFAMGGRPVNALNICCFPQEGVDDAILAEILKGGHSKILEAGATLVGGHTVKDQELKYGLSVTGLIHPEKILRNSTARPGDKIVLTKKMGTGVIITGVKNDLIPWEQAEEAMASMATLNKVACEAMLEIGVHACTDVSGFGLAGHVCEMAVGSKVGIQLNLSAVPVYPVSIELFGRGLRTGVTLFNKQSAAGCVSLEKELPREREMILYDPQTSGPLAISVAAEKADDLVSLLCERGVRDAAIIGDVVESSVPGLFVSDSLKRP
- a CDS encoding DUF885 domain-containing protein, yielding MSEALKWFRGRQRVFMFKTMILYSLILLTSALSLTGAGNREWDRFLEEYIEGYFRFNPDEAIDKGRHEYDGRLPDWSKEGLSKQIIWLKQNRTRAHEFDVDMLDANQRFEREYLLNRIDHDLFWLEEARWPHRNPMYYSRSTNPSIYLTRAYASLPKRMRAYVDYAKRIPIATSQIRANLSRPLARPHVEVSRRVYGELARYYRKDASAIFASVEDAKLQEELREANELAAKAMEELASWLDSQLSESTNNYALGPELFQRMLVATERVDIPLDRLEEIGRKDLERNLILLKKACASYVPEISVAACVAKVQAKKPSEGPVRAARRQLTALKKFVQDNQIVTIPGPEDAGVEESPPYRRFNPAYIEIPGPYEKGLPSIYYIAPPDPAWSEQEQAAYIPSENELLATSVHEVWPGHFLQFLHANRSKSRLGQIFVGYAFSEGWAHYTEEMMLEAGLGGGNPEVRIGQLINALMRNVRYVSAIGLHAKSMSVDESAKIFREKAFKDTGNSRQQANRGTFDPAYLNYTLGKLMIRKLRDDWCASRGGRKAWPEFHDRFLSYGGPPVPLVRKVMLGNGTGSLL